A genomic window from Cucumis melo cultivar AY chromosome 8, USDA_Cmelo_AY_1.0, whole genome shotgun sequence includes:
- the LOC103495864 gene encoding pentatricopeptide repeat-containing protein At1g56690, mitochondrial-like, producing MFSGLMFFRLVLNRFYSSNFIISSNALIARYSRLGQIEKARAVFDEMRDKNIISWNSIVAGYFQNKRPQEAQNMFDKMSERNTISWNGLISGYINNGMINEARKVFDRMPERNVVSWTAMVRGYVKEGIISEAETLFWQMPEKNVVSWTVMLGGLIQEGRMDEACRLFDMMPEKDVVTRTNMIGGYCQVGRLVEARRLFDEMPCRNVVSWTTMITGYVQNQQVDIARKLFEVMPEKNEVSWTAMLKGYTNCGRLDEASGLFNAMPIKSVVACNAMILCFGQNGEVPKARQVFDEMREKDEGTWSAMIKVYERKGLELDALELFRMMQREGIRPNFPSLISVLSVCAGLANLDHGREIHAQLVRSQFDLDVYVASVLLSMYIKCGNLAKAKQVFDRFAVKDVVMWNSIITGYAQHGLGEEALRVFHDMHFSGIMPDDITFVGVLSACSYTGNVKKGLEIFYSMETKYQVEQKIEHYACMVDLLGRAGKLNEAMDLIEKMPMEADAIIWGALLGACRTHMKLDLAEVAAKKLLYLEPKNAGPFILLSNIYASQGRWGDVAELRRNMRDRHVSKYPGCSWIVVEKKVHKFTGGDSSGHPEHSEINRILEWLSGLLREAGYYPDQSFVLHDVDEEEKVQSLEYHSEKLAVAYGLFKIPKGMPIRVMKNLRVCGDCHAAIKLIAKVTGREIILRDANRFHHFKDGSCSCQDYW from the coding sequence ATGTTCTCTGGATTAATGTTCTTCCGTTTGGTGCTGAATCGTTTTTACTCTTCTAATTTTATAATTTCATCTAATGCTCTTATTGCCCGGTATTCTCGATTGGGTCAAATCGAGAAGGCTCGGGCTGTGTTCGATGAAATGCGTGACAAAAACATCATTTCATGGAACTCAATTGTTGCTGGCTACTTTCAGAACAAACGGCCTCAGGAAGCCCAGAACATGTTTGATAAAATGTCTGAGAGGAATACTATATCTTGGAATGGTTTGATTTCTGGGTATATTAACAATGGGATGATCAATGAAGCTAGGAAAGTGTTTGATAGAATGCCTGAGAGGAATGTTGTTTCGTGGACTGCAATGGTTAGGGGGTATGTGAAGGAGGGTATTATTTCTGAGGCAGAGACACTTTTTTGGCAAATGCCTGAAAAGAATGTAGTATCTTGGACGGTGATGTTGGGTGGCCTTATTCAAGAAGGACGGATGGATGAGGCTTGTAGGCTTTTCGATATGATGCCTGAGAAGGATGTGGTGACACGAACTAATATGATTGGAGGATATTGCCAAGTAGGCCGTTTAGTGGAAGCTCGTAGGCTTTTCGATGAGATGCCTTGCCGGAATGTCGTGTCATGGACTACGATGATAACAGGATATGTGCAGAACCAACAAGTGGATATTGCTAGAAAGCTGTTTGAAGTCATGCCAGAGAAAAATGAGGTTTCATGGACTGCTATGCTGAAGGGCTACACCAATTGTGGGCGGCTTGATGAGGCTTCAGGACTTTTTAATGCAATGCCAATTAAGTCGGTTGTTGCTTGTAATGCAATGATTCTTTGTTTTGGTCAGAATGGGGAGGTCCCAAAAGCAAGACaagtgtttgatgaaatgaGAGAAAAGGATGAAGGAACATGGAGTGCTATGATTAAAGTGTATGAACGGAAAGGCCTTGAGTTAGATGCACTTGAGTTGTTTCGTATGATGCAAAGAGAAGGAATAAGGCCAAACTTTCCTTCTTTGATCAGCGTTCTTTCCGTTTGTGCTGGCTTGGCTAATCTCGATCATGGTAGAGAGATACATGCCCAGCTTGTGAGATCCCAATTTGACCTTGATGTCTATGTTGCCTCCGTTCTTCTCTCGATGTATATAAAGTGTGGCAATCTGGCGAAAGCAAAACAAGTATTTGATAGGTTTGCAGTTAAGGATGTTGTCATGTGGAACTCGATTATCACAGGATATGCCCAACATGGTCTAGGGGAGGAAGCATTACGAGTTTTCCATGATATGCATTTTTCAGGTATCATGCCAGATGATATCACATTTGTTGGAGTTCTTTCGGCATGTAGTTACACTGGCAATGTGAAAAAGGGCTTAGAAATTTTCTATTCCATGGAAACAAAGTATCAAGTGGAACAAAAAATTGAACATTATGCCTGCATGGTTGATTTGCTTGGTCGAGCTGGTAAACTAAATGAGGCAATGGATCTAATAGAAAAAATGCCAATGGAAGCTGATGCTATTATTTGGGGTGCCTTATTAGGTGCTTGCAGAACCCACATGAAATTGGATTTGGCTGAAGTTGCAGCCAAAAAGCTTCTATATCTTGAGCCTAAAAATGCAGGGCCTTTCATTTTGTTGTCAAATATTTATGCATCTCAAGGTAGATGGGGTGATGTTGCTGAGTTGCGGAGAAATATGAGGGATAGGCATGTGAGCAAGTACCCAGGCTGTAGCTGGATTGTTGTAGAGAAGAAAGTTCATAAGTTTACAGGAGGTGATAGCTCGGGACACCCTGAGCATTCTGAGATCAATAGAATATTAGAGTGGTTGTCTGGATTGCTAAGAGAGGCAGGATATTACCCAGATCAAAGTTTTGTGCTACATGACGtagatgaagaagagaaagTGCAAAGCTTGGAGTACCATAGTGAAAAACTTGCTGTGGCATACGGACTTTTCAAAATACCTAAAGGTATGCCGATTCGTGTAATGAAGAATCTCCGTGTTTGTGGGGATTGCCACGCTGCAATTAAACTAATTGCAAAGGTTACAGGAAGAGAGATCATCTTGAGAGATGCCAATCGCTTCCATCATTTTAAGGATGGCTCATGCTCTTGCCAGGATTATTGGTGA
- the LOC127150661 gene encoding zinc finger BED domain-containing protein RICESLEEPER 2-like, producing the protein MELECDGSCEASKIVRDEDTDGKRKTIDVDLDSYGREDVPNPPKIRKNVKQSMVWDHFERLKGDPNDPKYCGVVYACHSKRNGTGTMKHHLENCKKYPYQKKRDQTQMTLAFKPKDKVGDNSSQLVCESFSLDGCRDALVEMIIVDELPFKFVEGKGFKKFVDKLTCGNHTRFVVPSRFTVARDVLKLYVNEKNRLRDMFVKNKYRVSLTTNCWTSGQNINYMVLTAHFNDSDWKLHKRILSFSPIENHKGDTIGKTIEKNLKDWGIERVMTLTVDNASSNDTAVAYLLKRFNKGLLFGGEFLHVRCCAHILNLIVTDAFKEHNDCIDRIRYAVRFIRSSPTRFLKFKKCIELEKITCKSYVSPKI; encoded by the coding sequence ATGGAGTTAGAGTGTGATGGGAGTTGTGAAGCTTCAAAAATCGTAAGGGACGAAGATACGGATGGCAAGCGTAAAACCATTGATGTTGACCTTGATTCATATGGGAGAGAAGATGTTCCAAATCCCCCAAAAATAAGGAAGAATGTCAAACAATCAATGGTTTGGGACCACTTTGAGAGGCTTAAAGGTGATCCTAATGACCCTAAATATTGTGGAGTTGTTTATGCATGTCATTCTAAACGTAATGGTACTGGAACTATGAAGCATCATTTAGAAAATTGCAAAAAGTACCCTTACCAAAAAAAGAGAGACCAAACTCAAATGACATTAGCTTTTAAACCTAAAGACAAAGTTGGAGATAATTCTTCACAACTTGTATGTGAATCATTTAGTTTAGATGGTTGTCGGGATGCTTTGGTTGAGATGATAATAGTTGATGAATTGCCCTTTAAGTTTGTGGAGGGTAAGGGATTTAAGAAGTTTGTGGATAAATTAACATGTGGAAATCATACTAGATTTGTTGTTCCATCTCGATTTACTGTGGCTAGAGATGTGCTTAAGTTGTATGTTAATGAGAAGAATCGTTTGAGAGACatgtttgtaaaaaataagTATAGAGTTTCTCTCACCACTAATTGTTGGACATCgggacaaaatattaattacatgGTCCTAACAGCCCATTTCAATGATTCTGATTGGAAATTACACAAGAGAATACTTAGTTTTTCTCCAATTGAGAATCATAAAGGTGATACTATCGGTAAAACCattgaaaagaatttgaaggaTTGGGGCATTGAGAGGGTAATGACTTTGACGGTTGATAATGCAAGTTCGAATGACACTGCTGTTGCTTATCTTTTAAAGAGATTCAATAAAGGATTATTGTTTGGTGGGGAATTTCTGCATGTTCGTTGTTGTGCCCATATATTGAATCTTATAGTAACTGATGCTTTTAAGGAACATAATGATTGTATTGATAGGATTCGATATGCTGTGCGATTTATAAGGTCTTCTCCTActcgttttttgaaatttaaaaagtgcATTGAACTTGAAAAAATTACTTGTAAGAGTTATGTGTCACCAAAAATATGA